In Zunongwangia profunda SM-A87, the following proteins share a genomic window:
- a CDS encoding efflux RND transporter periplasmic adaptor subunit: MKKIIYTILIGTIVLGGAIYLLLSNKKQNQQETALITQKNDAISVKVDTVKRITPQLSYSSNGTFKPEQELIVTPETSGTILKIMVKEGDQVRKGQTLAYLKKDQANVFYQNANANYENALENYERYQRAYKTGGVTQEQLEQMKLQLDNAKSSLENANLDIEDTRIKASINGVINKKFVETGAVVNTGTSLFEIVDITTLKLRVSVPELQVSNIRAGQEAQIQLNVYPDTTFTGSVSFVAAKADGSLNFPVEITLQNSQVHPIKAGMYATSIFNFSSEEIHPIRVISRNAFTEGLGESDVFVVKNNQVHLQKVRTGRNLNNQVEILDGLQVGDVVVTSGQINLENQSAIQIIQ; the protein is encoded by the coding sequence ATGAAAAAAATAATATACACTATACTCATTGGCACCATTGTCCTTGGTGGGGCTATTTACCTCCTTCTTTCCAATAAAAAGCAAAATCAGCAGGAAACCGCTTTGATTACTCAAAAGAACGACGCTATTAGCGTTAAGGTAGATACGGTAAAACGTATTACCCCACAACTCAGCTATAGTAGTAACGGAACCTTTAAACCGGAACAGGAACTCATCGTCACCCCAGAAACTTCAGGCACCATTTTAAAAATTATGGTCAAAGAGGGCGATCAGGTACGGAAAGGCCAAACCCTGGCCTATCTCAAAAAAGATCAGGCCAATGTATTCTATCAGAATGCCAATGCCAATTACGAAAATGCCTTAGAGAATTATGAACGTTATCAACGGGCATACAAAACAGGCGGGGTAACCCAGGAGCAATTAGAACAAATGAAATTGCAGTTGGATAACGCAAAATCAAGTTTGGAAAATGCCAATTTGGATATTGAGGATACCCGCATTAAAGCTTCGATAAATGGTGTGATCAATAAAAAATTCGTAGAAACGGGAGCTGTTGTAAATACGGGTACATCCCTTTTTGAAATTGTAGATATCACGACTTTAAAACTTCGGGTAAGCGTCCCAGAACTACAGGTTTCTAATATTCGTGCAGGTCAGGAAGCGCAGATTCAATTAAACGTTTATCCCGATACCACATTTACCGGCAGCGTATCTTTTGTGGCCGCAAAAGCAGATGGTTCCCTTAATTTTCCGGTGGAAATCACCTTACAAAACAGCCAAGTCCATCCTATAAAAGCCGGGATGTACGCTACGTCCATTTTCAATTTTTCTTCCGAAGAAATACACCCGATAAGAGTTATTTCTCGCAATGCCTTTACCGAAGGTTTGGGAGAAAGTGATGTTTTTGTGGTAAAAAACAACCAAGTCCACCTGCAAAAAGTACGAACAGGTAGAAACCTTAATAATCAGGTAGAAATTCTTGATGGCTTACAAGTTGGAGACGTGGTTGTGACCAGCGGACAGATCAATTTAGAAAATCAATCTGCTATACAAATTATTCAATAA
- a CDS encoding TolC family protein: protein MIKYRKLLLLFGVLLTFLQANAQKSKELSLKEALNYALEHKADAKKAALDISKSEYHIQEKRAEILPTVTLDGNLINNPILQETALPGEILGEPGTVVMAPLGQKWNADGGINLTQKLFDQSVFIGLKAAKSSREFYQINQQLTKENVIEKVASQYYHTLILQANLTTVDTTYQNTVKIQQIIISQFENGLAKGIDVKRIQVKVANLQAQQQELQNSIQISKNTLKFLTGLPMEMMITVTEESSPRLPQNEKEAFDFSSLNAYQSLTKEKELRNYALQESKAANYPTLSLSAQYHYQGLGDTFPIGKDETQQVYWTDYSSITLNLHIPIFSGLKTRAKIRQAQLDVETLQLDIEDKKLSLRADFENAKNQIRTSEITIENQQQNVVLAKEVVEDIQNNYTNGLAPLTDVLDAETSLIEAQNNYNKAILDYRLALLDYLKSKGELQTLLK, encoded by the coding sequence ATGATAAAATACAGAAAACTTTTACTCCTTTTCGGAGTACTCCTTACTTTTCTACAAGCGAATGCGCAGAAATCCAAGGAGCTATCTTTAAAAGAGGCATTGAATTATGCACTTGAACATAAAGCGGATGCTAAAAAGGCAGCGTTGGATATCTCCAAAAGCGAATATCATATTCAGGAAAAAAGGGCGGAAATATTGCCTACCGTCACATTGGATGGCAACCTGATTAATAATCCTATTCTTCAGGAAACCGCCTTACCCGGTGAAATTCTTGGAGAACCCGGCACCGTAGTAATGGCTCCTTTAGGTCAAAAATGGAATGCCGATGGGGGAATTAATTTAACACAGAAACTATTTGATCAATCGGTGTTTATCGGATTGAAAGCGGCAAAATCTAGCCGGGAGTTCTACCAAATCAATCAGCAACTTACCAAGGAAAATGTAATCGAAAAAGTAGCTTCACAATATTACCACACCCTTATTTTACAAGCCAATCTGACTACGGTAGATACTACCTATCAAAATACCGTAAAGATTCAGCAAATCATTATAAGTCAATTTGAAAACGGACTGGCTAAAGGAATAGATGTCAAGCGTATTCAGGTAAAAGTGGCTAACCTTCAGGCGCAGCAACAAGAACTTCAGAATTCCATTCAAATCAGTAAAAACACCCTCAAGTTTTTAACCGGTTTACCTATGGAGATGATGATTACTGTAACGGAAGAGTCCTCTCCCCGCTTACCTCAAAATGAAAAAGAAGCTTTTGACTTCAGTTCACTCAACGCTTATCAATCGCTAACGAAAGAGAAAGAGTTACGCAACTATGCGTTACAGGAAAGCAAGGCAGCCAATTATCCTACCCTTAGTCTTAGCGCTCAGTATCATTATCAGGGGTTAGGCGATACCTTCCCCATTGGAAAGGATGAAACCCAGCAGGTGTACTGGACGGATTATTCCAGTATCACCCTTAACCTGCACATCCCTATTTTTTCAGGATTGAAAACACGCGCTAAAATAAGACAGGCACAATTAGATGTAGAAACCCTTCAACTGGACATAGAAGATAAAAAACTATCGCTTCGGGCAGATTTCGAAAACGCGAAAAATCAAATCAGAACTAGTGAAATTACGATTGAAAATCAGCAGCAAAATGTAGTACTGGCCAAAGAAGTCGTGGAAGATATTCAGAACAACTACACCAACGGACTCGCTCCACTAACTGATGTACTGGATGCCGAAACTTCCCTGATCGAAGCGCAAAATAATTATAACAAGGCGATACTCGATTATCGTCTGGCACTACTCGACTATTTAAAATCAAAAGGCGAATTACAAACCCTCTTAAAATAA
- a CDS encoding TetR/AcrR family transcriptional regulator, whose protein sequence is MKDSKGQILKTSLLLFLQKGFKEVTMKEIVKSSGFSKGAFYHYFSSKEEVFKEVIDVYFSQMLHLNYNNLPSNSLQSFYQANLEILQERDNILQSWYRETFEGDFPNNMYYILFDALRLLPEVKEQQTKRIQEELKAWEKVITNALTNGEIKTTFSPQNLAKQFVYSSDGIAMHMIMISSSEKLFKEVKEIWDSLYESVKA, encoded by the coding sequence ATGAAGGACTCTAAAGGACAAATATTAAAAACCTCATTACTTCTTTTTTTACAAAAAGGATTTAAAGAAGTGACGATGAAAGAAATTGTAAAAAGTTCAGGGTTTTCAAAAGGAGCTTTTTATCATTATTTCAGTAGTAAAGAAGAGGTCTTTAAAGAAGTGATAGACGTTTATTTCAGTCAAATGCTTCATCTCAATTACAATAATTTACCCTCCAATTCTTTACAATCATTTTATCAGGCTAATCTGGAAATTCTTCAAGAGCGGGATAATATATTGCAAAGTTGGTATAGGGAAACTTTCGAGGGAGATTTCCCCAATAATATGTATTACATTCTATTTGATGCCCTTCGCCTATTACCGGAAGTTAAAGAACAACAGACCAAGAGGATTCAGGAAGAATTGAAGGCCTGGGAAAAAGTCATCACCAATGCACTGACTAACGGAGAAATCAAAACTACGTTTTCACCTCAAAATTTGGCAAAGCAATTTGTATATAGTAGTGATGGAATTGCAATGCATATGATAATGATAAGTAGTTCTGAAAAACTTTTTAAGGAGGTAAAGGAAATCTGGGACAGTCTTTACGAAAGTGTAAAAGCTTAA
- a CDS encoding START-like domain-containing protein: MEDKIKYEMEFPIHASPSLLYQYISTPSGLSEWYADNVNSRGELFTFIWEGSEEQAKLVSKKSDERVKFRWAEEEGTPYYFEIRIQVDDITKDVSIMITDFAEDEDEVEEGKMLWENMISDLKQVLGSV, from the coding sequence ATGGAAGATAAGATAAAGTACGAAATGGAATTTCCAATTCACGCTTCTCCTTCATTACTATATCAATACATATCAACACCCTCTGGATTAAGCGAGTGGTATGCTGATAATGTGAATTCACGCGGAGAATTATTTACTTTTATCTGGGAAGGTAGCGAAGAGCAGGCTAAGCTTGTGAGCAAAAAAAGTGATGAGCGTGTAAAGTTTAGATGGGCTGAAGAAGAAGGCACGCCATATTATTTTGAAATTCGTATTCAGGTAGACGATATCACTAAAGATGTTTCTATAATGATTACCGATTTCGCTGAGGATGAAGATGAGGTAGAAGAAGGTAAAATGCTTTGGGAAAATATGATTTCAGATCTAAAACAGGTATTAGGATCGGTTTAA
- a CDS encoding aminotransferase class IV, which produces MINFNGELLQENEASLSITNRGYAYGDSVFETIRVINGKVMFWEDHYFRLMASMRIMRMEIPNEFSPEFLEEQIINLIKENNLQDKPVRVKFSVFRKEGGLYTPEVRDIEYFILTSEIEHSFYTLNEDFYEVELFKDHYINAGLLSTIKTNNKAVNVLGGIFARENNYNNCLLVNEKKSVVEALNGNLFLVKGDRIKTPPLTDGALNGITRKQLVNMIKKLQEYNFEEVSISPFELQKADELFITNVIVGIQPISKYRKKEYTNTVAKDLLAKLNAKARLG; this is translated from the coding sequence ATGATCAATTTTAACGGAGAATTACTACAAGAAAACGAAGCGAGTTTATCGATTACAAACCGTGGTTATGCCTATGGGGATTCAGTATTTGAAACCATACGGGTGATCAACGGAAAAGTAATGTTTTGGGAAGATCATTATTTTAGATTGATGGCTTCTATGCGTATTATGCGAATGGAAATTCCCAATGAGTTTTCTCCAGAATTTTTAGAAGAACAAATTATTAATCTTATTAAAGAAAATAACCTTCAGGACAAACCTGTACGGGTTAAATTTTCTGTATTCAGAAAAGAGGGTGGTTTATATACTCCTGAGGTAAGAGATATCGAATATTTTATTCTTACCTCAGAAATTGAGCATTCTTTTTATACGCTTAATGAAGATTTTTATGAAGTTGAACTTTTTAAAGATCATTATATCAACGCTGGTTTGCTTTCAACAATAAAAACCAATAATAAAGCTGTAAATGTGCTTGGCGGTATTTTTGCCAGAGAGAATAATTATAACAACTGTTTACTGGTTAATGAAAAAAAATCTGTTGTAGAAGCACTAAATGGTAACCTGTTTTTGGTAAAAGGGGATCGTATTAAAACGCCACCACTTACCGATGGTGCTTTAAACGGCATTACACGAAAGCAGTTGGTAAATATGATCAAAAAGTTGCAGGAATATAATTTTGAAGAAGTATCGATTTCACCATTCGAATTACAAAAAGCAGATGAGCTATTTATCACAAATGTAATCGTAGGGATACAGCCGATATCCAAATATCGTAAAAAAGAGTATACTAATACCGTGGCAAAAGATTTGTTAGCCAAACTAAATGCAAAGGCAAGATTGGGTTAG
- a CDS encoding YqgE/AlgH family protein, whose product MIALKPSKGHLLIAEPSIIGDISFNRSVVLLAEHSERGSVGFILNKVLDFTLKDLIPGLNVDFQIYNGGPVEQDNLYFIHRVPDLIPDSVEIADGIYWGGNFDAVTTLISQNMIDENQIRFFLGYSGWDAEQLNNELDSNSWIVVTNEDQKSIIERPYDSFWKDQMMQLGGEYVLWSNAPENPSYN is encoded by the coding sequence ATGATTGCACTTAAACCCTCTAAAGGCCACCTTTTAATCGCAGAACCTTCCATTATTGGGGACATATCCTTTAATAGATCTGTAGTGCTTTTGGCCGAGCATTCTGAGCGTGGGTCTGTTGGATTTATTCTTAATAAGGTGTTGGATTTCACCCTAAAAGATTTAATTCCAGGCTTAAATGTAGATTTCCAGATTTATAATGGAGGTCCCGTAGAGCAGGATAATCTTTATTTTATTCATCGAGTCCCAGATTTGATTCCCGATAGTGTAGAAATTGCAGATGGCATCTACTGGGGAGGAAATTTTGATGCTGTAACCACTCTTATTTCCCAAAATATGATCGATGAAAATCAAATAAGATTTTTTCTGGGATATTCTGGCTGGGATGCGGAACAATTGAATAATGAATTAGATTCAAATTCCTGGATCGTAGTCACTAACGAAGATCAAAAAAGCATTATTGAACGCCCTTATGATTCATTCTGGAAAGATCAGATGATGCAGCTAGGTGGCGAATATGTTTTATGGTCTAATGCTCCAGAGAATCCTAGTTATAATTAA
- a CDS encoding HU family DNA-binding protein, with amino-acid sequence MNKTDLIDAMAEDAGISKAAAKKALESFLGGIETSLKKGDRVSLVGFGSWSVSKRAAREGRNPQTGKTIKIAAKNVVKFKAGADLQKAVN; translated from the coding sequence ATGAACAAAACAGATTTAATCGACGCAATGGCTGAAGATGCAGGTATTTCAAAAGCTGCAGCTAAAAAAGCATTAGAATCATTTTTAGGAGGAATCGAAACATCTCTTAAAAAAGGAGACAGAGTTTCTCTTGTAGGATTTGGATCTTGGTCTGTGTCTAAAAGAGCAGCACGTGAAGGTAGAAACCCACAAACAGGAAAAACTATTAAAATCGCTGCTAAAAATGTAGTGAAATTTAAAGCTGGTGCAGATTTACAAAAAGCTGTAAACTAA